A window of Candidatus Tectomicrobia bacterium genomic DNA:
CTAGGGGCTTGACGTACGCGTAACGCGCGGAGGCGGCGCATCTGCATCGCACCGATTTCCCGCGAGCCAGGCGAAGAGGAAGGGCCGAAGCGGCATACCCGGAAGCTCGAAAGGGCAAGTTTGTGGGCAAAGTGAGCGAAGGAGGGAGAAGAATGGCGAAGGTGAAGACGAAGGTTCAGCCCCTGCAGGACCGCATCCTGGTGAAGCGCCTCGATGCGGACGAGGAGAAGGTCGGCGGCATCATCATCCCGGATACGGCCAAGGAGAAGCCCCAGGAGGGCGAGGTGGTGGCCGTGGGGCCGGGCAAGGTGACCGACGACGGCAAGCGGCAGCCGGTCGGAGTAAAAGAGGGCGACAAGATCCTCTTCGCCAAGTACGCCGGCACCGAGGTGAAGATCGACGGCGAGGATCTTTTGGTCATGCGCGAGGACGACGTCCTGGCTGTCCTGCGCTAGGTGGCGGTACCTGCCACCGCCCAAGCGGCGGGCCGCTTGGGGCGAGCTAGGCGTCCATCCACCCGCAAGCACGAGGAGCACAAGGCATGGCGAAAATCATCCTGTTCGACGAGGAAGCCCGGGCGAAGATCAAGCGCGGCGTGGACCAGCTGGCCGACGCCGTCAAGGTGACTCTCGGCCCCCGGGGTCGCAACGTGGTCATCGACAAGAAGTTTGGTTCCCCCACCTCCACCAAGGACGGCGTCACGGTCGCCAAGGAAATCGAGCTCGAGGATCATTTCGAGAACATGGGCGCCCAGATGCTGAACGAGGTCGCCAGCAAGACCTCCGACGTGGCTGGTGACGGCACCACCACGGCCACCGTGCTGGCCCAGGCCATCTTCCGGGAGGGCCTGAAGAACGTCACGGCCGGCGCCAACCCCATCGACCTCAAGCGCGGCATCGACACGGCCGTCGAGCGTGTGGTCGAGGAGCTCAAGAAGCTTTCCAAGCCCGTCCGCGACAAGCGCGAGATCGCCCAGGTCGGTACTATCTCGGCCAACAGCGACTCCACCATCGGCGACCTCATCGCCGAGGCCATGGACAAGGTCGGCAAGGACGGCGTCATCACCGTCGAGGAAGCCAAGTCCATGGAGACCTCCCTCGACATCGTCGAGGGCATGCAGTTCGACCGCGGTTATCTCAGCCCCTACTTCGTGACCAACCCCGATCGCATGGAAGCCTCGCTGGACGAGCCCTACCTTCTCTTCCACGAGAAGAAGATCTCCAACATGCGCGATCTCCTGCCTCTCCTGGAGAAGATCGCGAAGATGGGCAAGCCGCTCCTCATCGTGGCCGAGGAGGTCGAGGGCGAGGCGCTGGCCACCCTCGTCGTGAACAAGCTGCGCGGCACGCTCCAGTGCGCCGCCGTCAAGGCCCCCGGCTTCGGCGACCGCCGCAAGGCGATGCTCGAGGACATGTCCATCCTC
This region includes:
- the groL gene encoding chaperonin GroEL (60 kDa chaperone family; promotes refolding of misfolded polypeptides especially under stressful conditions; forms two stacked rings of heptamers to form a barrel-shaped 14mer; ends can be capped by GroES; misfolded proteins enter the barrel where they are refolded when GroES binds) yields the protein MAKIILFDEEARAKIKRGVDQLADAVKVTLGPRGRNVVIDKKFGSPTSTKDGVTVAKEIELEDHFENMGAQMLNEVASKTSDVAGDGTTTATVLAQAIFREGLKNVTAGANPIDLKRGIDTAVERVVEELKKLSKPVRDKREIAQVGTISANSDSTIGDLIAEAMDKVGKDGVITVEEAKSMETSLDIVEGMQFDRGYLSPYFVTNPDRMEASLDEPYLLFHEKKISNMRDLLPLLEKIAKMGKPLLIVAEEVEGEALATLVVNKLRGTLQCAAVKAPGFGDRRKAMLEDMSILTGGKVISEDLGIKLENVTLDDLGQAKRVTIDKDNTTIVEGKGKAKDIEGRVKQIRNQIEETTSDYDREKLQERLAKLVGGVAVINVGAATEAEMKEKKARVEDALNATRAAVEEGVVVGGGTALLRCQKVIDSLQLEGDRKVGAQILRRAIEEPMRQIANNAGAEGSIVVQKVLNEKGNVGFNAATLEYEDLVKAGIIDPTKVVRSALQNASSVAGLMLTTECVISDKPEEKKGMPGGMPPGGMGGMDM
- the groES gene encoding co-chaperone GroES — protein: MAKVKTKVQPLQDRILVKRLDADEEKVGGIIIPDTAKEKPQEGEVVAVGPGKVTDDGKRQPVGVKEGDKILFAKYAGTEVKIDGEDLLVMREDDVLAVLR